A window of Nicotiana tabacum cultivar K326 chromosome 24, ASM71507v2, whole genome shotgun sequence contains these coding sequences:
- the LOC142178407 gene encoding uncharacterized protein LOC142178407 — protein sequence MTEDSELWDIICDGPFVPMKTSGDPEVTVLKTRKEFNDADRKAIEKNFRAKTILVCGIGPDEYNRISACQSAKEIWEAFQTAHEGTTQVKKSKIDMLTTKYELFRMKDDESIQDMHTRFTSIINELYSLGEIIPRNKLVRKILSVLPSSWDSKVNEEKECR from the coding sequence atgacTGAAGATTCAGAGCTCTGGGATATTATCTGTGATGGACCCTTCGTCCCTATGAAGACCAGTGGTGACCCAGAAGTAACAGTTCTCAAAACAAGAAAGGAATTCAATGATGCTGATCGCAAGGCCATAGAGAAGAACTTTCGAGCAAAAACAATTCTCGTATGTGGTATTGGACCAGACGAATACAACAGGATTTCAGCATGTCAGTCAGCTAAGGAGATCTGGGAAGCTTTCCAAACAGCTCATGAAGGGACAACTCAAGTCAAGAAGTCGAAGATTGATATGCTAACCACAAAGtatgagctcttcaggatgaaggatgatgagtccattCAGGACATGCACACTCGCTTCACCTCTATCATCAATGAGCTCTATTCTCTGGGAGAAATCATTCCAAGGAACAAACTTGTCAGGAAAATACTTAGCGTATTACCTAGTTCTTGGGATAGCAAagtaaatgaagaaaaagaatgtCGATGA